The proteins below come from a single Pirellulales bacterium genomic window:
- a CDS encoding alpha/beta fold hydrolase, whose translation MSHVELVQVRTADGLRLDGALAIPKHADHAVVSRGSNVQHRPPVDAALCVHGTGSNFYGATLFEGLTPKLLADGLAVLRVNTRGHDVVSVASTLHGPRRLGSALEQVEDCRHDLIAWLEFLASRGFKSVALIGHSLGAIKALHTAARIQHPALARLVAISPPRLSHSHYLASEKREEFLTQYRLAQEHVAAGRGDALIERPLWFLASAASFIDKYGPDEKYNFLRELNRLHLSTLFAFGGLELQEANFCGLPEDISAAVSPAQNIQVVTIAGANHIYTGQIDELAHKIRAWLATN comes from the coding sequence GTGTCTCACGTGGAACTGGTTCAAGTGCGCACGGCCGATGGTTTGCGACTGGATGGCGCCCTGGCTATACCCAAGCATGCCGATCACGCCGTAGTTTCGCGAGGCTCCAACGTGCAGCATCGACCGCCGGTCGATGCCGCGCTGTGCGTGCACGGTACGGGAAGCAATTTTTACGGCGCGACTTTATTCGAGGGCCTTACGCCCAAACTGCTGGCCGATGGTCTGGCCGTGTTGCGGGTGAACACTCGCGGTCACGATGTGGTGAGTGTGGCCAGCACGCTGCATGGTCCACGGCGATTAGGCTCGGCGCTGGAGCAGGTGGAAGATTGTCGGCACGATTTGATTGCCTGGCTGGAGTTTTTGGCGTCGCGCGGGTTCAAATCGGTGGCGCTCATTGGGCACAGCCTGGGAGCGATTAAGGCGCTGCATACCGCCGCTCGAATTCAACATCCGGCGCTGGCGCGACTGGTGGCAATTTCGCCGCCGCGGTTGTCGCATTCACATTATTTGGCCTCCGAGAAGCGGGAAGAATTCCTGACACAGTATCGGCTTGCTCAAGAACATGTCGCAGCTGGACGCGGTGATGCCTTGATCGAAAGGCCATTGTGGTTTTTGGCGTCGGCCGCCAGTTTCATCGACAAATATGGCCCCGACGAAAAATACAATTTCCTGCGCGAGTTGAACCGCCTGCATCTGTCCACGTTGTTTGCTTTTGGCGGCCTTGAATTGCAGGAAGCGAATTTTTGCGGCCTGCCGGAAGATATTTCCGCCGCCGTCTCACCAGCGCAAAATATCCAAGTGGTGACCATCGCCGGGGCCAACCACATTTACACGGGGCAAATCGACGAGCTGGCCCACAAAATTCGGGCGTGGCTGGCGACAAACTAA
- a CDS encoding four helix bundle protein: MSSNDKASKEQLRPRTYQFALRVIRLVDSLPRSRSADHIGGQLLRCGTSVGANYRAACRARSPAEFRAKLGIVEEESDEAAFWLHILGDSKLMKKEQLIELLKESNEITAMVVASIKSSRRSDS; encoded by the coding sequence ATGAGTTCCAACGATAAAGCATCGAAAGAGCAGTTGCGACCGCGGACTTATCAATTTGCTTTGCGAGTTATCCGCTTAGTCGATAGTTTACCGCGGTCACGCTCGGCAGATCACATCGGTGGGCAATTACTACGTTGTGGCACTTCGGTGGGAGCAAATTACAGAGCTGCTTGCCGGGCCAGAAGTCCAGCTGAATTTCGAGCCAAATTAGGGATCGTTGAGGAAGAATCCGACGAGGCGGCATTTTGGCTACATATTTTGGGAGATTCAAAGCTGATGAAGAAAGAACAGTTGATCGAGTTGTTGAAAGAATCCAATGAAATTACTGCAATGGTGGTTGCATCGATAAAAAGTTCTCGTCGATCCGATTCTTAA
- a CDS encoding aldehyde dehydrogenase family protein — protein sequence MLNLPVLRWGKPYDSLEKDQVVHFISGEPIAAVSQANGALLQRDMRNAKNARKALLDFKPEDLIERIKQAADLYLSATLPMGDGTQSPEQFARQQSASTGLPEHMAQANMAKNHFVLTHMEQMLDALTRGLPLAILSRGYGVESRGVVVSYQCQAPALGVVLPSNSPGVHTLWLPVIPMQVGLVLKPGPQEPWTPYRMTAAFVQAGIPAEAISIYPGGADAGAAVLASCQRSMIFGGTATVERYKGNPKVSVHGPGFSKILLGDDVVDEWEKYLDVMVESVFVNSGRGCINCSSIWASRHTQEIAQAIAKRIGPVEPKSPEDPTAALAAFTVPGQAAGVWKSIEADLREAGVEHITAMYGPRLVELERCAYLRPTVLHCESPTLAASKKEFMFPFVSVVNCPQEKMIESIGYTLVGTAITNNPQWQRELTDATNIDRLNIGPIPTTKLDWLQPHEGSIVEFLFRARAYQLPPDRVATLANK from the coding sequence ATGCTCAACCTTCCCGTTCTCCGTTGGGGCAAGCCGTACGATTCGCTGGAGAAGGACCAGGTGGTTCATTTCATCAGCGGCGAGCCGATTGCGGCGGTTAGCCAAGCGAACGGAGCCTTGCTGCAGCGCGATATGCGCAATGCTAAGAACGCCCGCAAGGCGCTGCTCGATTTCAAGCCCGAGGACTTGATCGAGCGGATTAAACAGGCGGCGGATTTGTATTTGAGCGCCACGCTGCCAATGGGCGATGGCACGCAATCGCCCGAGCAGTTTGCCCGGCAGCAGTCGGCCAGCACGGGTTTGCCCGAACACATGGCCCAGGCCAACATGGCCAAAAATCACTTCGTGTTGACGCACATGGAGCAAATGCTCGATGCGCTCACCCGCGGGCTACCGTTGGCAATACTGTCGCGCGGCTACGGTGTAGAAAGCCGTGGCGTAGTGGTGAGTTATCAGTGCCAAGCGCCGGCGCTGGGGGTGGTGTTGCCGTCCAATTCGCCGGGCGTGCATACGCTGTGGCTGCCGGTGATTCCCATGCAAGTGGGCTTGGTGCTCAAGCCTGGGCCGCAAGAACCGTGGACGCCCTACCGCATGACGGCGGCGTTTGTGCAGGCGGGCATTCCGGCGGAAGCGATTAGCATTTATCCCGGCGGGGCCGATGCCGGCGCGGCCGTGCTGGCCAGTTGCCAGCGGAGCATGATCTTCGGCGGTACAGCCACGGTGGAGCGGTACAAGGGCAATCCGAAAGTCAGCGTGCATGGGCCGGGGTTCAGCAAAATTCTGCTGGGCGACGATGTGGTTGACGAGTGGGAGAAATATCTCGACGTGATGGTCGAGAGCGTGTTCGTCAACAGCGGACGGGGGTGCATCAACTGCTCCAGCATTTGGGCCTCGCGTCACACACAGGAAATTGCCCAAGCGATTGCCAAGCGAATTGGCCCGGTGGAACCCAAGTCGCCGGAAGACCCGACGGCGGCGCTGGCGGCGTTCACGGTGCCCGGACAAGCGGCAGGCGTGTGGAAAAGCATTGAGGCAGACTTGCGCGAAGCCGGCGTGGAACATATCACCGCGATGTATGGTCCGCGGCTGGTGGAACTGGAGCGGTGCGCGTATCTGCGGCCGACGGTGCTGCACTGCGAATCGCCCACGCTGGCGGCGTCCAAAAAAGAATTCATGTTCCCGTTTGTGAGTGTGGTGAATTGCCCCCAGGAAAAAATGATCGAGTCGATCGGTTACACGCTCGTCGGCACGGCCATCACCAACAATCCGCAGTGGCAACGCGAACTGACCGATGCCACGAATATCGATCGGTTGAACATCGGGCCAATTCCCACCACCAAGCTCGATTGGCTCCAGCCGCACGAAGGGAGCATCGTGGAGTTTTTGTTCCGCGCCAGGGCCTATCAACTCCCACCTGACCGGGTGGCGACCCTGGCGAATAAATGA
- the trmB gene encoding tRNA (guanosine(46)-N7)-methyltransferase TrmB, with protein sequence MSRRSLRKIDPALNLSEHLLAPERLPHPWDSVAVFGRAAPLEVEVGSGKGLFLSAAASQRPEHDFLGMEIAAKYARFSAARLAKRGVENARLIHGDARRVFAEFLPDQCAVAVHVYFPDPWWKKRHKKRRVMSEQFLRQAERVLRPGGTLHFWTDVEEYFQTTLELIARVTPLVGPLPVAEQAAAHDLDFRTHFERRMRLHGEAVYRAEFRKP encoded by the coding sequence ATGTCACGCCGTTCGCTGCGAAAAATCGATCCGGCGCTGAATTTGTCGGAGCATTTGCTTGCGCCGGAGCGGTTGCCGCATCCGTGGGACTCCGTGGCCGTGTTTGGCCGCGCCGCGCCGTTGGAAGTGGAAGTCGGCAGCGGCAAGGGGCTGTTTTTAAGTGCCGCAGCCAGCCAGCGCCCGGAACACGATTTTTTGGGAATGGAAATCGCGGCCAAATATGCGCGGTTTTCGGCAGCCCGGCTGGCGAAGCGCGGGGTGGAAAACGCGCGGCTGATTCATGGGGATGCGCGGCGGGTTTTCGCGGAGTTTTTGCCGGACCAGTGCGCTGTGGCCGTGCACGTTTATTTTCCCGATCCGTGGTGGAAAAAGCGTCACAAAAAGCGGCGGGTGATGAGCGAGCAGTTTCTGCGTCAGGCAGAGCGGGTTTTGCGGCCGGGCGGCACACTTCATTTTTGGACCGACGTGGAAGAGTATTTTCAGACCACGTTGGAATTGATTGCCAGGGTGACACCATTGGTCGGCCCGCTGCCGGTGGCCGAACAGGCAGCGGCGCACGATTTGGATTTCCGGACCCATTTCGAGCGCCGCATGCGGCTGCACGGCGAGGCGGTCTACCGGGCGGAATTCCGCAAGCCGTAG
- a CDS encoding rhomboid family intramembrane serine protease, which produces MFPFADTIPTKRWAVVTYILVALNVVSLLWFMSLPPQQQEMVTAQWGFVPARVAQVSDPHKIVDVQIGQQQFLWWGQIVGVPRVVQLRAQPQQIMLSAVTCMFLHGGWLHLIGNMIYLLLFGDNIEDKLGHALYAVFYFVGGLSATAAHWAMDPSSATPIIGASGAIAAVLGGYAVTYPHARIKTLVILFLFVTVIELPAYVFLIFWFGMQLFSGLGALGGQMAGGVAWWAHVGGFIVGAVMMPLFSLAAPQEPPEVLDADEDWNRRHGFGLESPDVSRRRPDSYDPRWPEGWD; this is translated from the coding sequence ATGTTTCCATTTGCCGATACCATTCCGACGAAGCGCTGGGCCGTGGTCACTTATATTCTCGTGGCCCTTAACGTCGTTTCGTTGTTGTGGTTTATGAGCCTGCCGCCGCAGCAACAGGAAATGGTGACCGCGCAATGGGGATTTGTGCCGGCGCGCGTCGCGCAGGTTTCCGATCCGCACAAAATTGTCGATGTACAGATCGGCCAGCAGCAATTTTTGTGGTGGGGTCAAATTGTGGGGGTGCCCCGCGTGGTGCAATTGCGCGCCCAACCGCAACAGATTATGTTGTCGGCCGTAACGTGCATGTTCCTGCACGGCGGCTGGCTGCATTTGATCGGCAACATGATCTATCTGCTTTTGTTCGGCGATAACATCGAAGATAAGCTGGGGCATGCACTCTACGCGGTGTTTTATTTTGTGGGGGGATTGTCGGCCACGGCCGCGCATTGGGCCATGGACCCGAGCAGCGCGACGCCGATCATCGGGGCCAGCGGGGCGATTGCGGCGGTGTTGGGCGGGTATGCGGTGACGTATCCGCATGCGCGGATCAAAACACTGGTGATTTTGTTTTTGTTTGTCACGGTGATCGAATTGCCGGCCTATGTATTTTTAATTTTTTGGTTTGGGATGCAGTTATTCAGCGGCCTGGGAGCGCTGGGGGGACAAATGGCAGGGGGTGTGGCCTGGTGGGCGCACGTGGGGGGCTTTATTGTTGGGGCGGTGATGATGCCGCTGTTTTCCCTGGCTGCGCCGCAGGAGCCGCCTGAGGTGTTGGATGCCGACGAAGATTGGAACCGGCGGCACGGTTTCGGTTTGGAGTCCCCCGATGTTTCACGACGTCGGCCCGATTCGTACGATCCACGCTGGCCGGAAGGCTGGGACTAA
- a CDS encoding 3-hydroxyacyl-ACP dehydratase FabZ family protein, producing MSGKELILDFSEYDVNHVVADIEEIRRYNLQRFEMEQLTAICHCDTQRQICIGYKEITLNEFWVRGHMPKAPLMPGVIICEVAAQLASYFVQKYDLLGAKVVGFGGLEEVKFRGGVLPGDRLVMVVQLLKVRRGAMIICRFQGFVKEAMVVEGRLKGIPLPLDLEALGLSVAAPVPLPAQN from the coding sequence GTGTCTGGCAAAGAGCTGATATTGGATTTTTCCGAATACGACGTGAACCACGTCGTGGCGGACATCGAGGAAATTCGGCGCTATAATTTGCAGCGATTTGAAATGGAGCAACTGACGGCCATTTGCCACTGCGATACGCAGCGGCAGATTTGCATTGGTTACAAAGAAATCACTCTCAACGAGTTTTGGGTTCGGGGGCACATGCCCAAGGCGCCGTTGATGCCGGGGGTCATCATTTGCGAAGTGGCCGCCCAATTGGCCAGTTACTTTGTGCAAAAATACGATTTGCTGGGAGCCAAAGTAGTGGGCTTTGGCGGGCTGGAGGAAGTCAAGTTTCGGGGCGGCGTGCTGCCGGGCGATCGGCTGGTGATGGTCGTCCAATTGTTAAAAGTCCGCCGCGGGGCCATGATAATCTGCCGTTTTCAAGGCTTTGTGAAAGAGGCGATGGTGGTAGAGGGTCGGCTGAAAGGCATTCCCTTGCCGCTGGATTTGGAAGCGCTGGGACTAAGCGTAGCGGCACCGGTGCCCCTGCCAGCACAGAACTGA
- a CDS encoding carboxy terminal-processing peptidase, giving the protein MNRATYGLVHYRRLLITGLLAGMTVWAGGWIARAATQGPTPLAYDRQISRAVARLLVDDHLSKQPLNEEMSKRAFATYLKMLDPMKVYFTQADVDEFSKYEDTMGDMIKKGDVSFAYTVFDRFLQRVDQRLLLVDELLSKPMDFTVDEDMKTDPKQLTYAKDDAEIRDKWQKRLKFDLLSKKADKVADQEAHDKVERRYHSFAKRMHQTTSDELLERYLTALTTSFDPHTDYMSPKTLENFDINMRLQLEGIGAALEFELEEGCTKVSRLIPGGPAEKDGRLKPEDRVIGVGQGTDGEIVDVADLDLNDVVDLIRGKAGTVVRLKVQAATGGTPRIIDITRASIELKDEEARSEIFHTEAPNPNQPKPSSEEMAKSLIIETDVHKPNGQPYKIGVIDLPSFYMDMKGAKLGLNDYRSTTRDTQKILDDFNAKGVDAVVLDLRRNGGGSLVEAVSLTGLFIDEGPVVQVKDSDGRVQHYDDTDKGVAWAGPLVVLQSKFSASASEIFAGAIQDYGRGIIVGDKTSHGKGTVQSLLDVSGPFFANLPNPPQLGALKITIQQFYRPDGDSTQNRGVVSDIELPSLTTHFDVGETDLDFALPFDKISPAEYTKVNMVDSGLLDQLRARSAERIQGSEDFQKLDKKIKNYVVQKDRKTVPLNEEKFLAERAALNTEEEEEKQLEQMDDPNRPVVKRDFYFNEVLAITLDYLQLGKKLAAADKVTSSNHPSVSLGQ; this is encoded by the coding sequence ATGAATCGCGCGACATACGGATTGGTCCATTACCGGCGTTTGCTGATTACGGGATTGCTGGCGGGGATGACGGTGTGGGCCGGCGGTTGGATCGCCAGGGCGGCGACGCAGGGACCGACTCCGCTAGCGTACGATCGGCAAATATCGCGGGCCGTGGCACGGCTGCTGGTGGACGACCACTTATCGAAGCAGCCGCTGAACGAGGAGATGTCGAAGCGGGCGTTCGCCACGTATTTGAAGATGCTGGATCCGATGAAAGTGTATTTCACGCAGGCCGACGTCGATGAGTTTTCGAAATATGAAGACACGATGGGCGACATGATTAAAAAGGGGGACGTGAGCTTCGCGTACACGGTGTTCGACCGGTTTTTGCAGCGCGTCGACCAGCGGCTGCTTTTGGTGGACGAGTTGCTTTCCAAGCCGATGGATTTTACCGTCGACGAAGACATGAAGACCGATCCCAAGCAGCTTACGTACGCCAAAGACGACGCTGAAATACGCGACAAATGGCAAAAGCGATTGAAGTTCGATTTGCTTTCCAAGAAGGCGGACAAAGTGGCCGACCAGGAAGCGCACGACAAAGTGGAGCGGCGGTATCACAGCTTTGCCAAGCGGATGCACCAAACGACCTCCGACGAGTTGTTGGAACGTTACCTGACGGCGCTGACGACCAGCTTCGATCCGCATACCGATTACATGTCTCCCAAGACGCTCGAGAATTTCGACATTAACATGCGGCTGCAGTTGGAGGGCATTGGCGCGGCATTGGAATTCGAATTGGAGGAAGGCTGCACCAAAGTGAGCCGATTGATTCCCGGCGGGCCTGCGGAAAAAGACGGCCGTCTGAAGCCGGAAGACCGCGTGATTGGCGTGGGGCAAGGCACGGACGGGGAAATTGTCGACGTGGCCGACCTGGATTTGAACGACGTGGTCGATTTAATTCGCGGCAAGGCCGGCACCGTAGTCCGATTGAAAGTGCAAGCGGCCACCGGCGGAACTCCGCGCATTATCGACATCACCCGGGCCAGCATCGAATTGAAGGATGAGGAAGCCCGGTCGGAAATTTTCCACACCGAGGCGCCCAATCCTAACCAGCCGAAGCCCAGCAGCGAGGAAATGGCGAAATCGTTGATTATCGAAACCGATGTTCACAAGCCCAATGGCCAACCGTACAAAATCGGGGTGATTGATCTGCCGAGTTTTTATATGGATATGAAAGGGGCCAAACTGGGGTTGAACGATTACCGTAGCACGACCCGCGATACGCAAAAAATACTGGACGATTTTAACGCCAAGGGAGTGGATGCCGTGGTGTTGGATTTGCGTCGCAACGGCGGGGGCTCGCTGGTCGAGGCGGTAAGCCTGACGGGGCTGTTCATCGACGAAGGGCCGGTCGTGCAGGTGAAAGATTCCGACGGCCGGGTGCAGCATTACGACGATACCGACAAGGGCGTGGCCTGGGCCGGCCCGCTGGTGGTGCTGCAAAGCAAGTTCAGCGCGAGCGCCAGCGAGATTTTTGCCGGCGCCATCCAGGATTATGGGCGGGGCATTATCGTGGGGGATAAAACCTCGCACGGCAAAGGGACGGTGCAAAGCCTGCTGGACGTGAGCGGGCCGTTTTTTGCCAACTTGCCGAATCCGCCGCAGTTGGGAGCGCTAAAAATAACGATTCAGCAATTTTATCGTCCCGACGGCGACAGCACCCAGAACCGGGGCGTGGTGTCCGATATCGAACTGCCTTCGCTGACCACGCATTTTGACGTGGGCGAGACGGATTTGGATTTTGCGTTGCCGTTCGATAAAATATCTCCTGCCGAGTACACGAAGGTGAACATGGTCGATTCAGGATTGCTGGATCAGTTGCGCGCGCGTTCGGCCGAGCGCATCCAAGGCTCGGAAGATTTCCAAAAGCTCGACAAAAAAATTAAGAATTACGTGGTGCAGAAAGACCGCAAAACCGTTCCGCTGAACGAGGAAAAATTTCTGGCAGAACGGGCCGCTTTGAATACGGAGGAAGAAGAGGAAAAGCAATTGGAACAAATGGACGATCCCAACCGGCCGGTCGTGAAGCGCGACTTTTACTTCAACGAAGTTTTGGCCATCACGCTGGATTACCTGCAATTGGGCAAAAAGTTGGCGGCCGCGGACAAGGTTACCAGCAGCAACCATCCGAGCGTTTCGCTGGGACAATGA
- a CDS encoding sirohydrochlorin chelatase, with amino-acid sequence MGFPASIQTAKKGLLLVGHGTQNSNGLAEFWAVARQVAELAGEFLVESCFLELAEPSIPEALERLLRQGVERLTVVPLLLFAAGHAKHDIPAAVQEGLCGQWSDFGELSRAVVCGQKGKVAKQKAEGRGQKAEDGSREELQVEFLGALECHERIVQLSAQRFAEALHDRPHVPAAETLHLLVGRGSSHADAIAAMQRFAALRAQETAVDRVEVCFAAVATPTLKEALKRAALSEYRRIVVQPHLLFTGEVLRQIGEAVSQWSVVGDWKEEGRKQKAEEEGMEKEWIIASHLGPSPLVAQAVVEMARSA; translated from the coding sequence ATGGGATTCCCGGCGAGCATACAAACGGCGAAAAAAGGCCTCCTTTTAGTGGGGCACGGGACGCAAAATTCCAACGGTTTGGCGGAGTTCTGGGCCGTGGCGCGGCAGGTGGCGGAGTTGGCCGGCGAGTTTTTGGTGGAATCCTGCTTTTTGGAATTGGCCGAGCCGAGCATTCCGGAGGCCTTGGAGCGATTGTTGCGGCAGGGGGTGGAACGGTTGACGGTAGTCCCGCTGTTGTTGTTCGCGGCCGGGCATGCCAAGCACGATATTCCGGCGGCGGTGCAAGAGGGGCTTTGTGGTCAGTGGTCGGACTTCGGCGAACTCAGTCGAGCCGTGGTCTGTGGCCAGAAAGGAAAGGTGGCGAAGCAGAAGGCAGAAGGCAGAGGGCAGAAGGCAGAAGATGGTTCGCGGGAAGAGTTGCAGGTCGAATTTCTCGGCGCGCTGGAATGCCACGAGCGGATCGTCCAACTATCGGCCCAGCGATTTGCCGAGGCATTACACGACCGGCCGCACGTTCCGGCGGCGGAAACTCTGCATTTATTGGTCGGCCGGGGCAGTTCGCATGCCGACGCCATTGCCGCTATGCAGCGGTTTGCGGCGTTGCGGGCGCAAGAGACCGCCGTGGACCGCGTGGAAGTTTGCTTTGCGGCCGTGGCCACGCCAACACTGAAGGAAGCGCTGAAGCGGGCGGCCTTGAGCGAATATCGGCGGATTGTGGTGCAGCCACATTTGCTATTCACGGGGGAAGTGCTGAGACAGATTGGAGAGGCAGTGAGTCAGTGGTCGGTGGTCGGTGATTGGAAAGAAGAAGGCAGAAAGCAGAAGGCAGAAGAAGAGGGAATGGAAAAGGAGTGGATTATCGCGTCGCATTTGGGGCCTTCTCCGTTGGTGGCGCAGGCGGTGGTAGAGATGGCGCGGTCCGCATAA
- a CDS encoding sigma 54-interacting transcriptional regulator, with amino-acid sequence MPVATAQKFAYFTMTVGGRAGEHFLLDRAATTRLGRGEDCQIVLGDPLCSRVHSEVLLDGEGRWIIRDAGSRNGTFVNGQKTDEAVLAEGHNIRVGSNEFEFHLADQPPAVVAEPQETYTNTIVRDTPVRDAGQSLTDTGVLGLAAVRDFEQAKQLLVLYQLSIKLLGCPQPDEVVRIAIELLQAQTRASIVGFLWVDDEGRLKPKFVIPEGSREPADLSDSLTELVCRKGHAVWIAKQRGSPQSDSLGHYADALCVPLVSEHHTFGAVHAYLAQGRFRQSDFDFAISLAHILEIALVRARQQSALETDYQRLVEKSSIFGQLIGDSTGMRELKSKIGRLAKASGGVLIRGESGSGKELVARAIHKASPRADRPMLCVNCAAIPHELMESQLFGHKAGAFTSADRDHIGFFQQADSGTLFLDEVGEMTLEGQAKLLRILEGHPFLPVGSSQEVTADVRIIAATNQDLQTYVRQKKFREDLYYRLSVFELVVPPLRDRGSDINLLANYFLDHFRRQHGRPHLEISAEARQKLLAYNWPGNVRQLRNVIDSAVVMAGDNRIEASDLGLHDISGAPEMETLALDYWERRLIGEALKRTGGNVPEAAKLLGIGRATLYRKIEEYGINR; translated from the coding sequence GTGCCTGTCGCCACCGCCCAAAAATTCGCTTACTTCACGATGACCGTCGGCGGACGCGCCGGCGAGCATTTTTTACTCGATCGGGCTGCTACCACGCGCTTGGGGCGCGGTGAAGATTGCCAAATTGTGCTGGGCGATCCGCTCTGTTCCCGCGTGCATTCCGAGGTGCTGCTCGATGGCGAAGGCCGCTGGATCATCCGCGATGCCGGCAGCCGCAACGGCACTTTCGTCAACGGCCAAAAAACGGACGAAGCCGTCCTGGCCGAAGGGCACAACATTCGAGTCGGCTCCAACGAGTTCGAATTTCACCTGGCCGATCAACCCCCCGCCGTCGTCGCCGAGCCGCAGGAAACGTACACCAACACCATCGTCCGCGACACTCCCGTGCGCGACGCCGGGCAATCGCTCACCGATACCGGCGTGCTGGGCTTGGCCGCCGTGCGCGATTTCGAACAAGCCAAACAACTGCTCGTCCTCTATCAACTCAGCATCAAGCTGCTCGGTTGCCCGCAACCGGACGAAGTGGTGCGCATCGCCATTGAATTGCTCCAAGCCCAAACCAGAGCCTCCATCGTGGGTTTTTTGTGGGTCGACGATGAAGGCCGCCTGAAGCCTAAGTTTGTCATCCCGGAAGGTTCGCGCGAACCCGCCGATCTCAGCGATTCGCTCACCGAATTGGTTTGCCGCAAAGGCCATGCTGTGTGGATTGCCAAGCAGCGCGGCAGCCCCCAGTCCGACAGCCTGGGCCATTACGCCGACGCGCTGTGTGTTCCACTGGTCAGCGAACATCACACCTTTGGCGCCGTCCACGCTTATTTGGCCCAAGGCCGATTTCGGCAAAGCGATTTCGATTTCGCCATTTCCCTGGCCCATATTTTGGAAATCGCGCTGGTTCGCGCCCGCCAACAAAGCGCGCTGGAAACCGATTATCAACGGCTCGTGGAAAAATCGTCGATCTTCGGCCAACTGATCGGCGATTCGACCGGCATGCGCGAATTGAAATCGAAAATCGGCCGGCTCGCCAAGGCCAGCGGCGGCGTGTTGATCCGCGGCGAAAGCGGCTCCGGAAAAGAACTCGTCGCCCGCGCTATTCATAAAGCCAGTCCCCGGGCCGACCGCCCCATGCTGTGCGTCAACTGCGCGGCCATTCCGCACGAGCTGATGGAAAGCCAACTGTTCGGCCACAAGGCCGGCGCTTTCACCAGCGCCGACCGCGACCACATCGGCTTTTTCCAGCAGGCCGACAGCGGCACGCTGTTTCTGGACGAAGTGGGCGAAATGACGCTGGAAGGCCAGGCCAAGCTGCTGCGAATTTTAGAAGGGCATCCGTTTTTGCCCGTCGGCAGCTCGCAGGAAGTCACCGCCGACGTGCGGATTATCGCGGCCACCAATCAGGATTTGCAAACATACGTCCGCCAGAAAAAATTCCGTGAAGATTTGTACTACCGCCTCAGCGTATTCGAGCTGGTCGTCCCGCCGCTGCGCGACCGGGGCAGCGACATCAACCTGCTGGCCAATTATTTCCTCGATCATTTCCGCCGCCAGCATGGCCGCCCGCATCTGGAAATTTCCGCCGAGGCCCGCCAAAAGCTGCTCGCCTACAACTGGCCGGGCAACGTCCGCCAGTTGCGCAACGTGATCGATAGCGCGGTCGTCATGGCCGGCGACAACCGGATTGAAGCCAGCGACCTGGGCCTGCACGACATCAGCGGCGCGCCGGAAATGGAAACCCTGGCCCTGGATTATTGGGAACGCCGCCTCATCGGCGAAGCCCTGAAGCGCACGGGTGGCAACGTGCCCGAAGCCGCCAAACTGCTCGGCATCGGCCGCGCCACCCTCTACCGCAAAATCGAAGAGTACGGCATTAACCGCTGA